The Littorina saxatilis isolate snail1 linkage group LG1, US_GU_Lsax_2.0, whole genome shotgun sequence nucleotide sequence TAGACGTCGTCCTTCTGCAGCAGACGGTCCAGGAAGGTGTTGGTTGCCTCCAGATAGCCGGGGAAGTAGAAAAAGGCCGCGTGCATGTTGAGGCCGAAAGGTGCACGGTTGGAAGTGTATACCTGCACATTGTAATCTTAGATAATAATGGACTCAATGCTAGAGTGGTGGTCATTTTGCGCACACGGCCAACTAGAGATAATTCACTTTCATTAGTTGGCCTTGTGtgaggttcgaatccgggccgggacggacacgggtcaactttatgtgcagactcagggacggtatccatgttccacccccgtgtcaccactgtggcacgtaaaagacctcggtcattctgccataagtgcaggtggttgattacacataaacacgcatacacctgggtagcgcgactctattgctgctagctttccaatgGGAGGTAGtcacccgaatttcccagcgatgggacaagaagttaatgaaaatgataattacacattaacatgcttccatttgaaacttcgaggtcttcatcggggattgacgcccgaccaaaggtaattgaagcccgacggagcgaagcgacagAGGGCTTCatttagactttgggagggcgtcaatccacgatgaagaccgagaagtttcaaatggaagcgtgttaatgttattgtaattcaatctgacgacgatctctttcctgtttcgtgttgtaacctctatatatgtataggttacaacacgagcgtttttttattatatggcttgtatttcagtcaagacccggccgtacccagcggatgaatatcatcgggagacacgagcctctggcgagtggctctcgattgatattcccgctgggtcttgactgaaatacaagccatataaaaaaccacgagtgttgtaatctgtatatcccattctaccatcaaacacaaagtgtagactactagcggcactgttgcgatctgtggactgtaaaacagtggtgccagcgagacttagcccttttgcaaccttaaactaagtgaccgtcgctgaaaaaataaaacgaatgaatGCATCGAGAAGTAcacggtaacactactttcagaccatttaaaagctttaagtaaaggttcataagttgcaagaaagtaatgaagtcgtatagaaattaatttagttgaagcgcacaattcttttgttttgcgtttcaggtcggcagaacgggcgaaacgggtttgggacccatttggcttactcgattcagaatcgattccacgttgtttttctcgaacgtgttattatacaattaggcttattgacagagaagcaaattttagggaacaaatatgtaggtttagatttaaccatttgctccctatttgaaatgtatctacgtgataaactgttttgcgagtgtgtttgcatgaatgaacctaaactggtatgggtgtgaggaaaacgggaccgacttggtgaagtcgcgaattgctgacacgtctgtcaccgccgattgattgcattttgaaggaatatgactggattacggaaaaatacacacatgttaagttcttgaataccttcatcgccaatgtggacttactgcagagccaggcaaaagagtagacttgctcgcaaaacacgtgaaacagccgatgtttgatagcgaagccaaaccgtgccaggtaaggatgCTTCTCGGTCTCGCTACGCATGTCaccagtgacagtgttgttgctttgagtttgactaacaaactcgaaactgtcatttaaaacatgagccaaatgtgtattgattgtgtgattagtctatgtgacagggcttctattatctgtgctccctagcttctgtcagttcccacaccgacactgccagagaaactGAAGACGCACACCAAACACATTACTgactctcaaaagtcgtctgctaacgatgcaagggagggtactcgtgtttttgttttggttcgctagcatctgggtatcttgtaagttgaatgttcgtttttttcgatctgcattgctttcataatgaaggaaacgtttgtttattgcatcccatacatcagatcagttctgagattcatttttgcgtgcaactgatatggttttctgagccgtgcaatacgattttggaacttcatacaaatgtgtcacattgttcggcgcgaggtcaaaggtcgggaggaaagtagttctttgcccaaatcggaatctgcactatcatatattttttggagtccatgatgtatttattgagctataaaaatacaacatatatacccatactgaagtaacagagacaaagaagggaagtcatgggatataatataatatataatacAATATAATATGATATACTATAATATAGTATAAtataatgtaatgtaatgtaatgtaatgtaatttaATACAATATGATATAATACAATATTTGAGTTATAGTGGAAAACAGTTACCTTCAAAAAAGCCTTACCTTTTCAAAGTTGCTCCACAGATAGTTGAAGGCAGCATCTTCTCCAGAGGGTCTGCAGCTGTCGACGTAAGCACAGGGAAAATTTGAGACAGGATCGTACAGGGCGGAAACGGGTATCTCCCAGAACCCGGGGTGGCTGACGTCAGAACTGGGACAAGGCGCGACGCCGCAGGAATATGGGTAGCCGTAGTCCAGGGTGTAGGGCCAGGGGACATTGTCGTCAGCGCTTGCTCTGGTGTAGGTGAGAGTGATGTCGTAGGTGTAGTTGAGACTCTTCAGGACCTCCGGCTGGGCGTCGCCGGCTGGTTTCAGGTTGGGGCTTCTCCACCCTACCACCTGGAGTGAGGAGAGACAAGTGATATTgagcagattaaaaaaaaaaatgtttatgtattttttttttctattgtttttttaaaattatttattcatttatgtttttattatttcatCTATTGATTTATTTGACAATGCAGGTAGACATGATAAAAGAAAGGGCGGCGCAGTGCAGCATACAGGGTACGTCTCGGGATGCAGCGTCGAAGGGCGACGTTCAGACGCAATTGCAGTCTTAAAACTAAAGAGTGTAGTAAAAACATCCAATTTATGCAATCTAAAGTGGAACGAAAGACCGGTTGACAATATCATTCCCGGTATGTGTTTACATATTCGCTAATGGTAGGCTATTTTTCAGTAAAGATACTGTTAAATAAACTATCTTAATGTATTTGCTTTTAACatcatttgttttgtattgtgttgtacTACGTTGTGACTTGTGTTGACTTGTGTTGACTTGTGTTgacttgtgttgtgttgtgttgacttgtgttgtgttgtgttgactTGTGTTGACTTGTGTTGTGTTGACTTGTGTtgatttgtgttgtgttgtgttgacttgtgttgttgtgtgttgacttgtgttgtgttgtgttgactTGTGTTTacttgtgttgtgctgtgttgacttgtgttgtgttgtgttgtgttgtgttgtgttgtgtcagtcttgtgttatgttgtgttgtgttgtgttgtgtcagtcttgtgttgtgttgtgttgtgttgtgttgtgttgtgttgtggtgtgttgtgttgagttgtgttgtattgtgtttaGTGCGTTGTGTTGACTTGTGTTGTGTTgagttgtgttgtgctgtgtttagttgtgttgtgttttgttgtgttgtgtttagttgtgttgtgttttgttgtgttgtgtttagttgtgttgtgtttagttgtgttgtgttgagttgtgttgtgtttagttgtgttgtgctgtgttgtgtttagttgtgttgtgtttagttgtgttgtgttgtgtttggttgtgttgtgtttagttgtgttgtgttgtgttgtgttgtgttgtggtgtggtgtgttgtggtgtggtgtggtgtggtgtggtgtggtgtggtgttgtaGTGTATCGTAtttattgtactgtattgtattgcattgcttcttgttttgtattggtttttatatttagtcaagttttgactaaatattttaacatcgagggggaatcgaaacgagggtcgtggtgtatgtgcgtgtgtgtgtgtgtgtgtgtgcgtgtgtgtgtgcgtgtgtgtgtgtgtgtagagcgattcagactaaactactggaccgatctttatgaaatttgacatgagagttcctgggtatgaaatccccgaacgtttttttcatttttttgataaatgtctttgatgacgtcatatccggcttttcgtgaaagctgaggcggcactgtcacgccctcatttttcaaccaaattggttgaaattttggtcaagtactcttcgacgaagcccggggttcggtattgcatttcagcttggtggcttaaaaattaattaatgactttggtcattaaaaatcggaaaattgtaaaaaaaaataaaaatttataaaacgatccaaatttacgtttatcttattctccatcatttgctgattccaaaaacatataaatatgttatattcggattaaaaacaagctctgaaaattaaatatataaaaattattatcaaaatgtttttttcgaaatcaatttaaaaacactttcatcttattccttgtcggttcctgattccaaaaatatatagatatgatatgtttggattaaaaacacgctcagaaagttaaaacgaagagaggtacagaaaagcgtgctatgcagcatagcgtaaccactaccccgctcttcttgtcaatttcactgcctatgccgtgagcggtggaccacgagtatacggtcttgctgcgttgcattgcgttcagtttcattctgtgagttcgacagctacttgactaaatattgtattttcgccttacgcgacttgtttttattgcaTTAAATTACATTACATTCCATTCcattcccttcccttcccttcccttcccttcccttcccctcCCTTCCCTTACAttacattgcattgcattgcattgcattgtattgtaatgtattgcattgaattgtattgtatacaactctcctgtgttcactttcaagtgaataactatcgttctgatatcattttaaagtgaagctaaagaaacctggtatcggcactgctgtgcatctcctatgatctcaatggtatcaaggcacgcctttgccgcgacaaggtttgccgatacctgcacttgtcttgtctagacagtgacgtcattcatagatgacgccattcataaatgacgtttgtcaagggaacttgtgctttcaagtgttgctgcttccagtgacaggaaggtatagagattgatcattgtatacaatcaatttatcattgtatacacaaattacacaaacgtcatcttgtgagggaccaaaaaatattgaaactctcggatgatttgtttgtgtggtatcaacctcgacctacggtctcggttgataccacaaaaaaatcatcctcgagtttcaatatttttcggtccctcactcgatgacgttgtgtaatctctatatattgcattgcattgtgctttactgtactgtactgtactgtactgtactgtactgttctGTACTGGACTGTTCTGTGttgtacatagagaatactacatagcTTCCTATatgataccagttttacacgagttgtgtttttaaatattaaactgcgagcgaaagcgagcttttcaatatttgaaaacacaacgagtgtaaaactggtatcacACAGGAAGCCATGCAGTATTCTGCCATGCAgtacatactgtacttgcgtATCTTTTGCTCCAAAAGTCCCTCAGTCAAAGCGCCCACATTGAAGACGCTTCAAAATGGAACCTCGGTCTCTTGGAACGCCTCGTGTAATcgttgacgtcaaagcaaagagacgTCACCATAGAAAGTAAAGCGTGACGTGTACGTTCTCAAAATACTTCCAGAAAAAATAACGAGCTCGAAAGTGTTCcaagaatgacgtttgtctcggtgactcgaTCGGCATCACGGGCAGTGGGAAATCAGGTCCCTGACAGACACGACCTATTCACATGAACTGTGGATTAcgatattgttatgacatgagtgGTATCTCACACGTATGTGGGATAATGTGTTGTACTGTGTTGTACTGTGTTGTACTGTGTTGTACTCTATTcaattgaataaaaaaaacaaaatggtaTTAAACCAGACATTTCCAGTGAATGCTTTCAATGCATACCTGATCACTTGGCACTTTGCCCAGACTGATGAGGTTGTCCTTTTGAGTTCCTGCCTCGTAGAGTAGTTTGGCCTCAGTAtccacatttgtgtgtgtgacactgtgcgACCCGATCTCATTGCCTTTCTCGTAGTTACTCTTTACCTGGTGGGATAAAATGATCATAAAATGGTGTTaatgttaggcgcgtttgatcgatctgcgcgatcgcgcgatcgcgctgcgcgtttggtggatcgatcaaacgcgcacacatcgatcgatgtgtgcgcgtttgatcgatacaaagaatacaagaatcgttaaaacgcgcagctcttatatacttgcgtatttggacgatccgtctcacaaatcaccatactacgcacacacacgtatgctGGCAATGACCGGAAGTTATGACCGGAAGTAGGCCTAGCTATAAGTGTCTAAACAACAATCTGTAggacatttaaaaaaagaagaaaaaatgggaTTATATTGTACCAAACACTTAGACTACCTCAAAGACATCACATCACAGGTATATATGCGTCGAGGTTGCACCTGATGATCCATTTCACATGTATTAGCTCATTGAGTGTTTAATTGTCCTGTAATAGCAAATGATTTAAAAGTTCAGCTGTTTTCATGAGATGTCAGAGGGATGGACAGAGATGAGGAAGGAGGGATTGGGgggagagactaagagagagagagagagagagagagagagagagagagagagagaaagtgtgtgtgagagagagagagagagagagagagagagcctgagagactcagcgactaagagagagagagagagagagagagagagagagactaagagtctggagagagagagagagagagaagagagagcgatagagagagagagaggagagagagcctagagagaagagagagagagagagagactgagagtctggagagagagacagagagagagactgagagactaagagagagagggagactgagagagagagagagagagagagagagagagagagagagagagagagagagagagagagagagagagagagactgtttgAAAGATTGAGAGGCTtgacaacaaacaaatcaaaaacgttgttggggtatatttcggaacattcctgtatttgaaacttttcacttccggcgtgcgatgtatgtgtgtggtagggacttactttgtgacagatcgtccaaatgcgcaagtataagagctgcgcattttaacgattcttgtattctttgtagcctattctttgcatcgatcaaatgcgcacacatcgatcgatgtgtgcgcgtttgattgatccaccaaacgcgcagcgcgatcgcgcgatcgcgcagatcgatcaaacgcgcctaacattAATATTATCATCAATGTCGTCGTCGacgatcatcatcattatcgtcataaATCGCCGCCATCATCATCTTATCAATattgtcgtcatcgtcgtcatcctcAACTTTTGTCGCTACATTACAAATCAATGTCAAATACtgctttgtttgcttgcttgcttgtttgtttgtttgtttgtttctacatttgttcatttgtttcttgttttcaccaaaagaagaaaaagcacAGTTTGAAAATCTTGAAAAACTTGGTGTTTGTTTCTtcgcttgttttttgtttcttgtaaACCTTCcagatataataataataatagtaaaaaagtaaatgttaaggggcttattgtccgtcaggtcttaattgcctatattggacatgaattggtttatacgattcgagtttgtacgccctcacggcttttgatgtatgcgtgtttaggtggtgatcagccatctgcacttatggtagaatgaccaagatctttaacgtgccattgtggtgacacgggggtgggagatggataccgtctctgggtctgcacataaagttgacccgtgtccgtcccggcccggattcgaaccagcgaataataataataataataatacgagaatttataccgcgcacatatctcaccacaaggcgactcaaggcgcacagtaCGAAATATAAGAGAGCTCTGAAATGCAGCCGCTCGGCGCAGAAGGAAAAGCACACtatatttcgggggaagcatgctgggtattttcgtgtttctataacccaccgaactctgacatggattacaggatcttttccgtgcgcacttggtcttgtgcttgcgtgtacacacgaagggggttaagtcactagcaggtctgcacataaattgacctgggagataggaaaaatctccacttttaactcaccaggcggcagcgaccgggattcgaacacacgaccttctgattaggaggccgacgtcttaccaccacgccactgcgcccgtctgaatCCAAACTCGTGGAACTGATGACAGCATAAAGTCAAATCATGCTGCACCGTTACTAGCCACGTATACTGTAATTGGTCATGATGCACAATACTCACCAGAGAGTAGTCAGTATACTGGTGCTGTACATAGAGAGACATGGAGATGGGGCAGCCGTTAGGGTTTCTGCGAGATTCCTTGAACAATTGTTTGTAGAACGTGTCCACCTGACATCAGTGAATCAAACGGTTATTTCGTGAAAGGAATCAAAGCAACGGGCaatccaaaacaaaaagaaatagagagagagagagagagagagagagagagagagagagagagagagagagagagagagagagagagagagagagagagagagagagagaaagggggggggggggagaaagagagatacaacaacaaaaagtcaagCAAAactacaaagaagaagaagaagaagaagaagaagaacaacaacaacaacaacaacaacaacaacaacaacaccaacaacaacaacaacaaagttaaAATCAGAGTGCAATCGCAAAAATAAATCTATGaatacaaaaataaagaaataaaagcAACAATAAATACTATCAAACTAACAAGTAATTCTGCCAACGACGAAGTGGTCCAAATCATTCAAAATTCTGAACAATGCTACCACCAGAAGAACGATAATCTAAGTTTTATTGGCAACAATTCCTGTGCTGTTACTTCGTATGAAGTGGGTAAGATGATATGTAAACTTgagaaaatggggggggggggggggctcatcGTACTCACCTGCACAGTGAGGGCATCATCAAATCCGAAGTACACCATTTGTGGAATGTCCTTCACTTTCTGGAAGTCCGGGTGATTGAACGTGGGACAGAAACAGTCCGGCAGGTGGCAGTTCTGTTTTTGCACGCATCCGGGCAACGCGGCTGCCCAGCACCCATGCGACAGGACGGACAGAGCGACGATAACACGTGCAATCATGTTCCACTTTGTTTGGGAACTTCCTGCAAACAGACCCAAGAGGCACTCTGATTAAATTCAGCAAcagtttttttaaatctgaatgTATGCCAGAGAATGTTTTTAAACTTATGACAGATTCTAGAAGTCTTTTTGGCTATATTATTTTTTGGGGGCGGAATCTTTTGTATGTCTTATTTTGTGCATTGTTCATGCCATACCCAGTTTTCGAAAGTGATATTGAACAAAGCAAGCCCAGAACTGATATTATAGAAAAGCGTTAGTCCGATATGACTAAAAACAGCCGGTCCAAAAAACGTAACAGCTGTGTTAAAAATTAGACCAAACTGAACCTGTCCtagaaatgtttgttcgaaaaAGCGAGACACAGCAACGTTGCCAAACATGAGATTTAACAGTGTTAATAAGACTGAAACGGCTGCGTACAAATAACACTGAAAAAAGCCATCCGAGTTGtgttaaaaataataaaagacAGAGTCTCCGTGTGTTAGTGCAGGGCACACTTAATAGTTGTATTATTCACAACGTACCACTGACAAAATCAACCCTAGCGTTAATTTGCAAAGTGGTAACATTTGAACTTAGTTTTAAATGattgacaaaataaaactcCAATATCAATTCGGCGCAAGATTTTAGCGTGATAGCTAGCAACCAGTTCAAAAGATATCGTAGTCTTCCCGATATTACCTGCCCTAGCTCTTACGCGGCAAATCAAGAAGTGAGGATTATTTTAGTAACCTTCCGTTTTATACACTTCAGTATCCTGTTTATACAAACTCTAGTCCTTCAAGTTGTTTGAGGTTATCAAAAACGACGCACATCAGCTTTTGTTCATGCCCTCTTGGTGTTGAGCACTTTAGTATCCTGTCATTCAATATCTGTTTGATGGAGTTGTTAGCCGACttggttttttg carries:
- the LOC138977522 gene encoding chitin deacetylase 7-like, with product MIARVIVALSVLSHGCWAAALPGCVQKQNCHLPDCFCPTFNHPDFQKVKDIPQMVYFGFDDALTVQVDTFYKQLFKESRRNPNGCPISMSLYVQHQYTDYSLVKSNYEKGNEIGSHSVTHTNVDTEAKLLYEAGTQKDNLISLGKVPSDQVVGWRSPNLKPAGDAQPEVLKSLNYTYDITLTYTRASADDNVPWPYTLDYGYPYSCGVAPCPSSDVSHPGFWEIPVSALYDPVSNFPCAYVDSCRPSGEDAAFNYLWSNFEKVYTSNRAPFGLNMHAAFFYFPGYLEATNTFLDRLLQKDDVYIVTAKQVLDWMRNPVKVSDISQLPEFNCEAPQPRSTTPRPATVQPDASTTSNPSDSETTPALPDSNTTPAVSTLPEQTCERNLLECRSRCPP